gttctataactaaatttatatttctcaacttgaaaaacagaattcgcccggtcggtcgagtatttaacaaactttactcgcccgaccgtcaacttcactcgcatatgcgagcgctcgagtggattcttcaaggcctgacTACATGACCATTCTTAATCACATATTTCTAAGATTAGTAACTTTAGtcattgtttgaaatattttgtattgattaCTGAACTAGAAAACTGTTTAACAACAACTTACAGCAACAATATCAGCTATGCACTTGCTGGTGTTCCCTTTATCATCTTTAATTGTGATTGGTCGATCCTCCTGTATTCGTGACAATGCCAGGGGGCAGTCAAGCTACAGGAAAACAATGTACGGTACCCGGTTAAAAACAGAGAGCATGTCTTTCTCTAATACCTTAGAATATACATGAAGCTTACCAGCTATACCAGTGTTCTGCTTTTATATATGTCTCGCACTGGAAAAAAacgccttaatgcatgtgcgtaaaatgtcgtccaggATTAACCTGTGCAGTGCCCCTATACTAGAttttccataaaagcaaaatgtgtcctccctgattagcctttggggACTGCACAGTGTAATCAAGGAAAGCACTTTATGCTTCTACAATAAGCCCCATTTCTCCAGAAGGTGACTCTAATGTTGAGAATTATTGTAATATGATGTTAATGAAACCGACTATGATTGATATCTCAATAAGAATCCAATTACATCTGAAATGATTTTAATGTTTAAGTAGTTCACGTCAATTTTtgcctatatatatattaacaatttcATTCTTCTTTATAAAATGACCTTaaagcatgctttattgattcACATTAATTACTTGCagttaatttattaaactcatACAAATCAGAAAGATTGTtttgaaatacaatattgaagatacacaCTCTGTATTTTTTCATGAACTCTTCCACATTTTTGAATTCTTTATCCACCTGTCTGTACGCAGCCTTGAACTGTACAAGCAGTTTGGAGCAAGCCCCCGTGTACCTGTTCAGAATAACCAAATCAGCGGTGTTAGAGGAAATctgttcttaatgcatgtgcttaaaatttCATCCCagtagcctgtgcattccacacaggctggtaagggacgatacttttgccttttatggaatttttcttatataaagaaaacaaatccAGTCTATgcaaaagtatcgtcccagattagcccgtgcatctagggacaacagtttacagacatgcatttagtccagtgCATGAAAAGTTTTGAAAACATGGCTAAAATAACACAGAATATTCTTCAATTAAGTACTAATCTTACACTGacaaatcttaataaaaatacaacatttgaCAAACTTGAAACATCTATATGTCCGACAAAATGCCTGAGGAGGAATTTGATAAGTTCAAAATTAAAAGAAGCATAAGTGCATGAAAAATTGGCCACACGTAGAACAAGATTATAACCTCGTCAGATAATATGACTGGACAGGCCCATATGAGGTTTCACTCAGTCTGCTGGCATTTCAATAGTTCTGAATACAGCCACAAATGAACCTTCACTTTGGAGCATGATTTAAAACTAGTTGCCCTCGGCAAATAGtatataatttataacaattttatattaaGCATGCTTCACAAACaattttgttaaactgtttataaattgaaatatatagtGGTCTCAGAAACTGAAAGTATTTATTATAAGCACTTACTCTTTTGGGTGTATTGCATCTTTTATATAGGCTTTTTCCAACGACTGTAATGTGTTGATAACAGCATACAAATCTGCCAAGTTGTCATATCTAAAAGAATCATATGATAATGTATATAACACAATTATGGCAATGTAAAAATACTGTCGGTGTCCTTGTATACTAGTGTTCCAGATATTTTGTTTGGCAATTGCTCCAAATACTCTGGAATATTGTATTTGAAAATCAATGAAACTGTCTCTCCAATAATTTCTTAACTCAAATGTATCTAAGATACCAGGTATAAACAACATATGCAAACATGTGTTTCACAAATGCCTTTTTATTGTTACCTATACGAATATTAATATAACctacaactagaaatggcgcggcaggggctgacgcgtatccccacgccgcatgtttgacccagggacgccacagggttggtaatggggccatgcatagttgagattgaccgtattgtcataagagaagttcagtatcaattagaagtgaatcggtgtagaaatgaagaaattatagtaaaagacaattttgtgtgggtgtggcctattatgggcgggcaccccagggttggtaatggggccatacatagttgagattgaccatattgccataagagatgttcagtatcaatttgaagtaaatctgtgtagaaatgaagaaattatagtaaatggcaaatttgggtgggcgtggcctatgtgggcggggcgccccagggttggtaattgcgccatgcatagatgagattgaccatattgtcataaaagaggttcagtatcaatttgaagtgaatcagtgtaaaaatgaagaaataattgaaaaaggcaattttgggtgggtgtggcctatgtgggcgtggcctatgtgggccggGTGCCctaaggttggtaatggggccatgcatagctgagattgaccgtattgtcataagagaggttcagtattaatttggagttaatcggtgtagaaatgaagaaattatagtgaaaggcaattttgggtgggcgtggccaatgtggccggggcgccctagggttggtaacggggccatgcatagttgagattgaccgtattgtcataagcgaggctcagtatcaatttgaagtaaattggtgcagaaatgaagaagataatgtaaaataacataaaaaatgagtgaaaatctctgacctggccctgCCCCCcctaacttttgacccaggggtcagatcaaaattctgtcactgtcaccgtcgcacatatgctcatagctaccatgaatgtaggtttcaaggttctagtgctaatagtgtaggagcagcaggtggccaggacggacagacgcacatcacaaCAATAATTAGaatcaacaagagatgtatttgtcagaaacacaatgccccctactgcgccgctttgaaataaaatttctatttatcacttggcaggtatagaaatcatctccctttaaagcttattactgccTTTGGATTTCTTCCAATCCAaccaggtgggggggggggggggtctgtgaccaagtcagacatcactgacaaccaaggcctgtggtttatcaaagagatcatagccagagttcatcatgtatttatggacataagtccacaggtatgtaatgaaccctaccattcacaaattagtaaaggaaagaaatgataattatatcattaaaaaaaaaaaaaactttgacaaatcaatcatttcagttataaataatcgaaataaaaaatctgtacagtaactgtgaaaagaagttattcttggtaaggaaatatataatctgagatttataaatatataaattactgcccttgaaaataattgtctctaacaaatctctattttaagtagcaaataataaaaagacactaccgtgactgtagattcaccactcaaaatgtgcagctccatgagatatacatgcatgcgaaatatcaagttgctatgttcaatatttaataattatctccctttaaagcttattacttcccttggatttgtattcttgaccttagaccttgaaggatgaccttgaccttttaccaggatgtgtttgtcagaaacacaatgccgcctactgtgccgctttgatttatttaacaaaaatatataatatggcaggtgagataattatgtccatttaaagcttattacttcccttggatttattttttcgaccccgtgacctagtttttgacctggcataacccatattcgaacttgacctagatattgtctagatacaacttctgaccaagttttgtaaagattggatgaaggtatttgaattagagagcggacacgaaaagtgtgacagacagactgacagtgcgaaaactatatacccccttttcttcgaaagggggcataaaaatagtggATTAAAGATTTAGCATTAAGATGGCATGTacaacaaaaaaatccattttatttGTTATGACTCACATACTTTTCTCTTTCTCTTGCATTTTTGTACAACTTGACTTCCTGCAAATAGCAAGTGGtttcattaaaatttatttaaaagagaAAGACacaatgtttatgcatttaaatattatatttaaatatttcgagAACCAATTTTCTGCATCAAATTCACATTATACAATAAAACTTATTATTATCTTTTCTTTAATAAACAAACATGAGCGGAAGCGACATGCACtggttttataaatattatgtaatgaaacttgctttaataaaacaatttaccTCATATAACTCTGGTCTGTTAGCTTGGcctacaaaataaaaatatatatcataatcATGTCAATGTTAATGATTTTTCATGCATAAATTATATACCAATTACTATGTGACCAGAGCTGCAGATATTTTTTTCatccgaggggtatttcactcatgaaatttttaatggatgagtaaaaatcaaaatccgataattttaaggagtatttaggTTCAAACttcaaaggatcagaattaataataaattgtacatgcaGTGTTAACTCGCTACAACAAgcagttttgtacacaataaagcaatattacttttgttttattaaacAGTTTTTCTGGGTTTTATTGCTCTTGGCTTATATAGTGAGATAAGAGATGAACTgattatatgcttgaagttgagCAATTCTGGTTTGATCAAATGtgttgtcaaatgttttcaccataagccTATATCGATTCTTAACAATGCAGCAGGtagcccgttgtgtcaacatcggcctttatcgtgggccaaaatgaaatgataccgttctgactgaggagtaaaatAGGTCGGAAACCACATTCTATACTAAGCATGGTTCAtaaagattgaactaaaatgttactaaaagagagttcacaatgtttcactatagcaaaaaaaagaaatctgctattttaatttttttttttttaaatcccaattttaccaaactccttttcccaaaatggctagaataCCCTCTGAACTGGATAGGAACTACATTTGATCACTGAGCGTATATTGACATGAGTTGAAACGAgaatttgacccttactgtagtcaaTTCAAATTTATGCAGAACCTAATCATCCGATTGTAtaggtttatacgttatcttgttgcttattaattcctctttcaaaaaatataacttagTATATTTCAATTGTTATTAATGGATGTATAGAGAATTAAACACgagaaatatacattttatgatttaCCCACGCGcgtaaccagtagctatcgattagcgtacatcgaagcgcccaGGTTATACATTTTGACGTACCCACTAatgtcttttttttataattttacttttatttctcggtcgattttgacaaattatttttCATTAGAAAGTCTACatttcgtagttttcagatatatatatatatatgaagttttacttctaatttgggcagcccggcgagttataactttaacttttgcaaatatcataccgttttagtATCTATATTTACTGTAATATGGTcgtactttatacagatttgtaacatttatattaggagttcagtttttaaaactacatcttgcttagaagaatagaattctgtatacaatagaaaaaatggatataaaaatgaaagtaaataagcaATGACTTTGTACGAAAGTAGCTCGCGTCATAACGCTCCAAACTGATGCTACCGTCTAGgcaattatgcttttgtttagataccgaccATTAAATTTCCGTTGCcaggattattatattttttatcgaatatattgttcacgaaacatatcaataaatcttactattaatgaagcttaataaattaacgatttcagctcttgtttataacactgaAAGGGTGATAATTGTATATGAGACCTCGtctatagcggaccctcttgatattttcggCTTTGtacacttcaaataaaatgggtgtgaaaagtatttgtttgttgtttattatcaaagaggttattatgtataatgaTATGAAAGGTGatgtaccttaaattatcaattaattaaacttatttagagattcttgaaaatcagGTTGGTGTTACACAGAttatttcgtattttgacatcagtgcatcatgtccaactattcaaaatcagatttttttcactgggatgATGACGACTTAGATTTAGACGAATTGTAAGGTGtgtagcagtgatgattctgagaatgttaaaCTGTGTAAGAAAGTAAACGTGACAAAAGTAATCGAATCAGTGGGTGTCTACCAGTGTACAGAGTGCCCAAAAACTTACAGGTCAATG
This sequence is a window from Dreissena polymorpha isolate Duluth1 chromosome 16, UMN_Dpol_1.0, whole genome shotgun sequence. Protein-coding genes within it:
- the LOC127861550 gene encoding vacuolar protein sorting-associated protein 28 homolog; the encoded protein is MFAQVPPSNAGQANRPELYEEVKLYKNAREREKYDNLADLYAVINTLQSLEKAYIKDAIHPKEYTGACSKLLVQFKAAYRQVDKEFKNVEEFMKKYRLDCPLALSRIQEDRPITIKDDKGNTSKCIADIVALFITVLDRLKLELKAMDEIHPDLKDLMDALCRLSILPPDFEGKQKVGSWLEKLSAMSASEELDEGQVRQMLFDIESSYNAFNKVLHDNS